CTTTAAGTATTTACCTAGAGCATATAAGAATGGTAGTGATCTTGAGGCTAGAGAAAAAATGCATCATGCAGCTGATATGGCAGGCATGGCTTTCAGCAACTCTCAAATAGGAATAGCTCATGCACTAGCTCATGCATTCGGTGCTGTTTTTCATGTACCTCATGGTAGGTCAGTGGGTTTATTCTTACCATATAGTATCCAATATAATTGGAGCCACGCCTCTGACAGGTATAGGAAGCTTGCTGATAGAGCAGGAGTGAACAAGAATCTTGATCAAGCTGTGATAGAGCTTTTAAAAGAGCTAGAGCAGCCTATTTCGGTAAAACAATTAAGTGTTTCTAAGGATGAGTATTTTACGAAGCTTGATTTGTTGGTTTCTAGATCTATGGAATCGACAGGAATTACAGTGAACCCTAGGCCTGTAGAAGAAAAGAATTGCAGAAAAATGTTTGAATATGCTTACGATGGACGGGTCATAGATTTCTAAATGAATTCAGTAGGTACTTTGGCAGCAGTTTTTACTAATTCTGATGCTGCTTTGGTATAGCGTAAAACTTTAGCCATATTACCTTTTAGTTTAAACTTGCCTGTGAGAAGCCCCTGGATTGGATCAAGTTGTCCAGCGATTAATTTTTTCCAATTACTATAGGGACCTTCAAAAACGAACGCAGCGGTTTTTGAGGCTCTGTCAGGAATCATATAAGCATCACGACATTTCCCATGCCATAAATCAACATAAAACACGTACTCCTTACTTAATCCTTCAGCAGGTGTTACAATAAACAGAAAATCTCCTTCCCAGTCTTTTGCAGCCTCTTCATAAGCCGTATTCTTGTTTAATTCTTCTTTATACGCCTTAATCCATTCCTCACTAGGAAATTTAAACTTCTCCATGTTTATCATTATTTAATATTTTTATAAGAATTTAAATCTTTATGATCTGTTAATCAAGTATCATGATATAGTACGTAGAAGATTTAGGAATGCCATGCATGTTTTTTATCTAAACATTAAAAATATATCATTGGCAACGTTTCATATAATTGTGTCAAGCCTATTACCGGATCGTGTTGATATCGTCATCATAGGAGCTGGTGTAACTGGGCTTTTTATAGCAAGAGAGCTATCTAGGTATGATTTAAAAATCCTTGTTATAGATAAAAAACCAGATGCTGGTTGGGGGTCAACTAAGGGTAGTGCAGGCATAATACATGCTTTCCAACTTCCTTTTAACTCATTGAAAGGTAAACTTTGTTTAGAAGGTAATAGAATGTACGATGAGATTTCAAAGGAACTCAACGTGCCATTTAAAAGAACAGGTCTCATTATAGTCTCGTTAAACGTTTTGGAAAACATTTTGGCATTCATAATATACCTCTATCTAAAGCTTAACAAAATTAATGTTCATATACTTACAAAAAAGAAACTTAAAAAATTAGAACCCAATATAAGTAAAAAGGCTCAGCTAGGGCTTTATCTTCCATCAGCTGGTGTTATATCTGTGTTTGAACTCATATTAGCATTAGTCGATAATTGTAGAGAAAATGGCGTTATTTTCTCATTCAATACAGAGGCACAAAAGATAGTGTTTAATGATAAAAATGCATTAGTTTATACAAATAAAGGTGTAATAGAAACGTCATGGATTATAAATGCTGCAGGAATAAATGCTGATATAATTGCAAAAATGGCTGGGGTGAATAATTTTAAAATATATCCAAGAAAAGGCACGCACTTAATACTCTCCGTAAAAAACATTTATAATCATTTACTCGCAGAAGTGCCATTAAAACCAGATCCAAAAACAAAAGGTGGAGGAGCACTTTTAACAATCGATGGTAAAATATTATTAGGTCCAAACCTAATTGAGAGTACAACTGATAGGGAGGACACTAGCACAGAACTTGATGATTACCATATGATTAACAAGTACAAGAGAATAATACCATCAATTGAACACTCAGACGTGCTAGTTGCATACTCAGGTTTAAGAGCGGCAAGCAATACTAATGATTTTATTATAAACATTCCTAGAAATAGTTTCGTAAACGTTGCAGGCATACAATCACCAGGATTAACAGCAGCACCCGCTATAGCAAAAATGGTAGTGCAACTATTACAGAGGCACATTAAACTAACTCCACGCTCAAACTTTAAACCAGTAAGAGAACGTAGCATAAAAATAAGAGATCTAATTGACGAACCAGAAAAAATAAAAGCAATTATCAAAAGAAATCCAGATTATGGAAGTATTGTTTGTCCCTGTGAACTTGTAAGTAAAGCGGAAATTGTTGAAGCTATAAATAAAGGTATCACAACATTGGATGGCATAAAATTCTATACTAATGCATGCATGGGTGAATGCCAAGGTTCATACTGTTTACCAGTAATTTTAGATATTTTTGAGGAGCTTAACATACCAGTACACAATGTAACTAAGAAGGGTGGTTCATCATGGATTGTGATAAGCCATGAAAAAAGAACTGACCAGTGACATTGTGATAATAGGTTCAGGTCCAAGCGGATTAAAAGCAACATCTAGTGCGATTAAAAATAATTTGACACCTATTGTCTTTGAGTGGGATGAACAGATTGGAGGAATATTAAGATTTGCGAGAAAAGAAATCTATACACCGGAGAATGTAGAAATTTATACAAAAACAACAGTTGTTAATGCTGTTTACGATCCTAAAGGGAATCATAAAGTAATAGCTGTAAAAAAAGGTGAAATAATTACCGTGAATACAAAAAGAATAGTATTTGCAACAGGAAGTAGAGATATAACGGTTGCTGGTGCTAAGATAGCGGGAGATAGACCATCAGGCGTTTTTACAGCCACCGAGGCATTAAGACTTTTATCGAAAGGATACATGTTCGGAAAAAAGATTGCAATATTAGGTAAGAATGAGGTCAGTATATTGCTCTCAGAATTATTAGCCTCAAAAAATTTTGATGTAACATTGATTACTCCACGAAAAATATCGAGCATTCCAGGTATCAAGATAATCCAAGAACATACAGTCACTCGTGTCGAGGGCAGGGAACGTATTGAAAAGGTAAGGTTAGCACTAAGTAATGAAGATTTTATTCCCATAAAAGATGATGGAGAATATGAATGTGATACTTTCATAATTTCAGTTGGTTTCAGACCTCTCATTGGTTTACTTAATAAACTTCCAATAGCTATAGATCCGTATACTAGAGGACCAGTAGTTAATGAGACTTTAGAAGCTTTGTCAGGAGTTTATGTGGTTGGTGGCGCATTAGCACCATTTGAATTATTGAAAAATGTTGAAAAAAGTGGAAGTCTTGTGTTCAGAAAGCCTAGTGTTCAAGAAGAGTTTATCACTATCAAACCAGGTAAGAATGTTAAGTTTTTAATACCGCATCAAATTACAGAGAAGAAACCGATCACACTTTTTTATTCTGTAAAACCGTATTTTAGAAAACTTAGAATTGTAGAAGAAAACATCGAAATACCTATCAATGAAGAGGAAGGTTTTGTAGAGGTTGATCCATCTTTATTTAAGGTTAATAAAATAACTATAGATGCAATAATGTAGTTTAATTTTATATTCTTGCTATAACATGATAAAATGGAATTAGAATGAATAATAAAAAGGTTCTTGTTCTAGATATTGGTACTCGTGATTTAAAAGCGCTTTTATTTGATGATAAGGGCGAACTCATTCGTAAAACAATCAATGAGCTTAAATTGATTCAACCTGCTCCTAGTTTTGTAGAGCAGGATCCAATTGAGATTTATCAAATTTTGCTTAAAACTATAAAATCGACAATAAATGATGAGAGGGTAGACGGAATTGCAATAACAAATAATAGGTCAACAACTATAGTTTGGGATCGTAGTGGAAAACCGTTGTATAATGCCATTACGTGGATGGATTCCAGAGGTTATGATGTCGCAAATAGATTAAAAAGTGAGTTAAACTTGCCAGAAGAATTCGCAAGGCTCCTTTTATATCCTCATGCATCATCGATGTACTTGAGATGGATCCTCGATAATGTAACTGATGTTAAGCCTAAGGCTGAAAAAGGTGAGATCTTCTTTGGGACACTTAACACATATATAATCTGGATGTTAACAAATGGAGGAATACATGCGATTGATCCATCTAATGCATCTGCTACTGGACTCTTTGATCCATTTTCAATCTCATGGTGGACTGACATAATAGAAACTTTTAAAATACCACATTCAATATTACCAGAGGTAAAGGAGAATATTAGTGATTATGGTGAAGTCAAGAGTGGGCCACAAAACCTAATAGGCGTTCCAATACTTGTTAGCACAGCTGATCAACAAGCAGCACTCTTTGGAGAAGCGTGCATAATGAGAGGAGAGGTCAAGGTCACTAACGGCTCTGGAAGCTTTGTAGATATGAACGTAGGAGATTCTATTAAATTCTCAGAACATGGGCTTATACCGATGATAGCATGGAAGATTAAGAATTCAACAAGTTATCTTCTCGAAGGATATATAGCGTTTAGTGGAGAACTTTTAATTTGGCTTCAAGAGATTGGACTACTAGAAGAAATTGAAAAAATAGATGCGATAGCCAAGTTAGTAAATGATAGTGAAGGAGTTTATTTTGTGCCTGCTTTTACAGGTTTATCGGCACCGTACAATGATCCTACGGCTCGTGGAGTGCTCATAGGATTATCCAGAGGAACAAAAAAAGAACACATAATAAGATCAGCGTTGGAAGGAATCGCATACAGCATTTATGATATAATAGATGTGATGCAAAAAGACACGGAAACTCAAATACAAATTATTAGAGCGGATGGAAATTTGTCAAAAAGTGACTTCCTACTGCAATATGTTGCAAACCTAACAAGAATAAATGTCGAAAGACCAAAGAACCTTGAAACAACAGGATCGGGAGCAGCTTACATGGCACTTATTGGGCTTGACGTCATATCATTAAATGATATAAAGAGACTGATAAAAATTGAAAGAGTATTCGAACCAAAGGAGTTCATCGATATCGAAAAACTTAACTTATGGAAAAAGGCTGTTGAGAAGGCTAGAGGTTGGTATAAATGACACTATGGAATATCCAAAGATTAAAAAAGAACGAGAATATTAAAAAAGCCATCATAGAACTTGAAAACATACTAGGTACAGATAGAGTATTTACTGATGTTAATATATTAAAAACGAAAGCATTAGATTTCACACCACTATTTCTAGCAAGAACATTACGTAATATGGAAATACCACTCCCAGATGTAATAGTGAAACCAAAAAATGCCGATGAAGTCTCGAAAATAGTAAAAATCGCTAATCTCTTTAATGTACCAATAATACCATTAGGTGGAGGATCTGGCGTAGTTGGAGGAATAATAGCAACACGGGGAGGAATACTCATCGATTTAGAGGACCTCAAAACTATTGAAGTTGATGAAGAAAATATGATAGTTCACGTTAGTGCAGGTGTTAAAGGTATAGAACTTGAAAAAGAATTAAACAAAAAAGGTTACACGACAGGACATTATCCTCAGTCAATATATGATTCAACTATAGGTGGATGGATTGCAACAAAAGCAATAGGACAATACTCTACAAAATACGGTGGTATAGAGGATATAGTAGTAAGTTTAGAAGTAGTGCTACCAACAGGAGAAATAATAACCACAAAACCAGTGCCAAGAACCTCGACAGGACCTGACTTAAAACATATTTTCATAGGGTCGGAGGGAACATTAGGAATAATAACATCAGCAACATTAAAAATAAGACCTATGCCTCAATCGCGAACATTATTATCATATACATTCGATGACTTTAATAGAGGACTCAATGCAGTAAAAACTATTATGATAAAAAATTTAAATCCAGACGTAGTCAGGCTCTATGATGAAGATGATTCTGCTCTCTGGTTTACTGGAAAAGTGGATAAACCATTATTAATAATGGTACTAGAAGATGAACAAACGATATTAAGCACACAAAGACAAATAATTAATGACATAGTGACAAAGCATGGTGGTTCATGGTCTGGTGAAGAGTTACCGTCCATTTGGCTTAAAGAACGATTTGAAGCAAGAGAAAAAGCAGAACAATACATGAAGATGGGATTACTCATAGATACGATTGAGGTCTCAGGACTTTGGAACAAATTACCAGAATTGCATACAAAAATAAAGACATCCCTGAAAAGCATTCAAGAAAAAAATACGACAGTGCTTCATGCATCAGCCCATGCAGACCACTTCTATACTAATGGTGGATGTTTGTACTTCACAATAGGAGGAATATCAGAAAATGATCCAACATATTTCTACGAAAAAATATGGGAAACTAGTATGAAAATTTGTCTTTCATTAGACTGCTCAATAAGCAATCATCATGGAATTGGATTAATAAGAGTACCATGGATAAAACAAGAATTGGGCCCAGCCTATAATATCCTAAAACAAATTAAGAATATGCTAGATCCCAAAAACATAATGAACCCAGACAAATTATTACAATGAAAGCTCGACAGGAAAGATTATTTTCTGGGATGAATTGTTGATAAACTTAAACATTTGATGAATGGCATTATTCTTGAGAGGGTTGTTCACGTGTAGTAGATATTTAAAAGTCTGAATAAGACTCTGAGCTAAAGTTGTAGAGGAAGCTCAGACAAGCGGGTTATGGACTATAGCAGGGGCTGGTTTGACACAGCCCAGAACTTGACAACGAGGAACAAAAATATGATTCGATTG
This region of Thermoprotei archaeon genomic DNA includes:
- a CDS encoding SCP2 sterol-binding domain-containing protein, yielding MEKFKFPSEEWIKAYKEELNKNTAYEEAAKDWEGDFLFIVTPAEGLSKEYVFYVDLWHGKCRDAYMIPDRASKTAAFVFEGPYSNWKKLIAGQLDPIQGLLTGKFKLKGNMAKVLRYTKAASELVKTAAKVPTEFI
- a CDS encoding FAD-dependent oxidoreductase, with product MKKELTSDIVIIGSGPSGLKATSSAIKNNLTPIVFEWDEQIGGILRFARKEIYTPENVEIYTKTTVVNAVYDPKGNHKVIAVKKGEIITVNTKRIVFATGSRDITVAGAKIAGDRPSGVFTATEALRLLSKGYMFGKKIAILGKNEVSILLSELLASKNFDVTLITPRKISSIPGIKIIQEHTVTRVEGRERIEKVRLALSNEDFIPIKDDGEYECDTFIISVGFRPLIGLLNKLPIAIDPYTRGPVVNETLEALSGVYVVGGALAPFELLKNVEKSGSLVFRKPSVQEEFITIKPGKNVKFLIPHQITEKKPITLFYSVKPYFRKLRIVEENIEIPINEEEGFVEVDPSLFKVNKITIDAIM
- a CDS encoding FAD-binding oxidoreductase, giving the protein MTLWNIQRLKKNENIKKAIIELENILGTDRVFTDVNILKTKALDFTPLFLARTLRNMEIPLPDVIVKPKNADEVSKIVKIANLFNVPIIPLGGGSGVVGGIIATRGGILIDLEDLKTIEVDEENMIVHVSAGVKGIELEKELNKKGYTTGHYPQSIYDSTIGGWIATKAIGQYSTKYGGIEDIVVSLEVVLPTGEIITTKPVPRTSTGPDLKHIFIGSEGTLGIITSATLKIRPMPQSRTLLSYTFDDFNRGLNAVKTIMIKNLNPDVVRLYDEDDSALWFTGKVDKPLLIMVLEDEQTILSTQRQIINDIVTKHGGSWSGEELPSIWLKERFEAREKAEQYMKMGLLIDTIEVSGLWNKLPELHTKIKTSLKSIQEKNTTVLHASAHADHFYTNGGCLYFTIGGISENDPTYFYEKIWETSMKICLSLDCSISNHHGIGLIRVPWIKQELGPAYNILKQIKNMLDPKNIMNPDKLLQ
- a CDS encoding FGGY family carbohydrate kinase; the encoded protein is MNNKKVLVLDIGTRDLKALLFDDKGELIRKTINELKLIQPAPSFVEQDPIEIYQILLKTIKSTINDERVDGIAITNNRSTTIVWDRSGKPLYNAITWMDSRGYDVANRLKSELNLPEEFARLLLYPHASSMYLRWILDNVTDVKPKAEKGEIFFGTLNTYIIWMLTNGGIHAIDPSNASATGLFDPFSISWWTDIIETFKIPHSILPEVKENISDYGEVKSGPQNLIGVPILVSTADQQAALFGEACIMRGEVKVTNGSGSFVDMNVGDSIKFSEHGLIPMIAWKIKNSTSYLLEGYIAFSGELLIWLQEIGLLEEIEKIDAIAKLVNDSEGVYFVPAFTGLSAPYNDPTARGVLIGLSRGTKKEHIIRSALEGIAYSIYDIIDVMQKDTETQIQIIRADGNLSKSDFLLQYVANLTRINVERPKNLETTGSGAAYMALIGLDVISLNDIKRLIKIERVFEPKEFIDIEKLNLWKKAVEKARGWYK
- a CDS encoding NAD(P)/FAD-dependent oxidoreductase; the encoded protein is MATFHIIVSSLLPDRVDIVIIGAGVTGLFIARELSRYDLKILVIDKKPDAGWGSTKGSAGIIHAFQLPFNSLKGKLCLEGNRMYDEISKELNVPFKRTGLIIVSLNVLENILAFIIYLYLKLNKINVHILTKKKLKKLEPNISKKAQLGLYLPSAGVISVFELILALVDNCRENGVIFSFNTEAQKIVFNDKNALVYTNKGVIETSWIINAAGINADIIAKMAGVNNFKIYPRKGTHLILSVKNIYNHLLAEVPLKPDPKTKGGGALLTIDGKILLGPNLIESTTDREDTSTELDDYHMINKYKRIIPSIEHSDVLVAYSGLRAASNTNDFIINIPRNSFVNVAGIQSPGLTAAPAIAKMVVQLLQRHIKLTPRSNFKPVRERSIKIRDLIDEPEKIKAIIKRNPDYGSIVCPCELVSKAEIVEAINKGITTLDGIKFYTNACMGECQGSYCLPVILDIFEELNIPVHNVTKKGGSSWIVISHEKRTDQ